In the Arachis stenosperma cultivar V10309 chromosome 8, arast.V10309.gnm1.PFL2, whole genome shotgun sequence genome, gtttagagGTTAGGATTTACggtttagggttcagggtttagtttttagggtttagtgtttagggtttaaggtttagggtttagggttcagggtttTAGGGATAAAGTATCAGGGGGATAgaattttgggtgtatattcaattttctttgggtgtaaaaaatattaggtcatgggtgtatatttggtttgatattttttttcatattatagTACCTATAATTCAGACATTTGGTTAggattttagggtttagggtttatgtttttaaggtttagaatttagggtttatggtttagggtttagtgtttagggtttagagtttatgGTTTAGGAATAAAGCATCAGGGATAgaattttgggtgtatattcAACTTTCTTTGGGTGTAAAAAATATCAGGTCATGGgtgtttattttgtttgatgttttccttcatattatagtacctgtaaTTCAGACatttggtttagggttttagggtttagggtttagggtttagggtttagtttttagggtttagtgtttaaggtttagggttagggttagggtttagggtttaggattcaGGGTTTTAGGGATAAAGCATCAGGAGAATAgaattttgggtgtatattcAACTTTCTTTGGGTGTAAAAAATGTCAGGTCATGTATGTATATTTGGTTTGATGTCTTtcttcatattatagtacctgtaaTTCAGACatttggtttagggttttagggtttagggtttagggtttaggatttagggtttatggtttagggtttaggtttttagggtttagggtttagggtttaggttttaggttttagtgtttagggtttagggttcagggtttTAGGAATAAAGCATCAGGGGGATAgaattttgggtgtatattcAACTTTTTTTGGGTGTAAAAAATGTCAGGTCATGGGTGTATATTTTGTTTGATGTTTTTCTTCATATGATAGTATCTGTAATTCAGAAATTTTGAATACAGAAGAGAGAATTTTACTCATAATTGACAAATTTTTACATCATGTGTTCAATTTGTTACATTAATCAATTACATCAATCATATAACAGTTACATTAATCAGTGTCAATATCTTTAGAATCTATCTGACAATATGGATTCATTAACAATGAGGATGGCTTGGACAGTCTTATTACATTACTTCTCCTAATGGCTTCATCTTTGTCTTGATTCATTTCATGGAATAGAATCTGAGAAACATATTCTACTTTAAAGTGGTCCACCTCGTCCTACAGTTAAAAAGAATATTCTGTTTAATCAATCATGTTAATTGAGTAAATTAATACAGAGTATGAAAATCAGTTCAAATACACCCAAGCATCAATTGAAATACACCTGAATATGGATCATATACACCTATAATTTTTAGCGAGTTACCTGATGCGTTAATGCCAAGCGCAGCCCCTATTATTTTTTGGTCTTACTTTAAACGAACCGTAGCCCGTTTCCAGTCTGTTTTCCCCTAATTTAAAGGAGTTAGCTAACTTCCTTAATATTTGGTGATGCACCCTTAGTGGCGGGATGTGCATCAGACCACCAAATCCCAAATCCCTAACAATTGTTTTCTTCTCCTCACTCATGTTTCTGAATTTCTCATTTAACAAATGGGTTGCACACTTAAGGTCTTTGGTTTGCtgtaaacaaagcaaaattaTAGTCAGATATATTTCTATTACATAAAACTAATTTCATCTAAGACATAtatttgttcttacatttttttCAGCTTGGTTTCTGCCTGccattttttttgaaatgaaaaatacactcatagatatcagtaagatacacccatagatatgagtcagatacacccatagatatcagtcagatatcaCTCAAACATGCATTAATATACAAGGTCAAGCAACATTACAAGGTCAAGTAATATACACCCATGGACAAGCAAATATTTGACCAGTTGCAATTGTTTACTATATTACAGTATATCAGTTCAAAAATATACACTCAACAAATTATGCCATATATACCCAATAAATTACTCCATATACACCCACCAAATTACACAATATACTCCCAAAAATCAGTTACGAGAAGAACTAGAACAACAAGAACAGTAACACCTAGAACAACTAAGAACAGTATAACCTAGAACCAAGAATAACAGTAAAACCTAAAACAAGTAGAACATTAAAAGCTGTAAAATGACCTAGAACAAAAAGAATAGTAAAAACCTAAAGAAcgtagaagaacagtaaaacctagtTCTTCGATTTCGAAATGTGAAAAATATACAAGATGAGTAAAATAGTAATGTACCTTGAGTAATATATCTTCATTTTTTCTGGAGATTGTTGATGGAGAGTTCTAATCTTCGCGACGAGTTCTTCTCTGCAGTTTGCAATGTTGTTAGAAAATGGACggtttgtgttttctttgaagGGCTTGGAGAAGTGGAAGAGTGCGCCATTAAGGAGCGCTTTTCGCGAAGCGCAACCGTTGAGTGGAGCGCGTGTATTTTACGCTCCATTCAAAGCGAATAACTACGCGTGTAGATGAAGTCTGGGCTAAAAACTTGCAAAACTTGTAGGATCTTTttgcttgtatgtgtagcaggtcCGTAATTAATAAtgtatattatttctaaatttattttaaatatttagacCAAAAATGATATTAGATATTAGATATGCTAACACATTATTATAGTTAAATATATCCAATTGTATCTAAAGAAATTTGTTTATTAAAACACGagtaaatagaaaaaaagacaTAAACCTGATATCTTAACAAAGTATTTAAATTTAGAGAATagattcttttaattttattttttcagttaagaaagtaaaatatatttctatttttttttatttttttcatatttttttatcctatttataaaattaattctaaaaaaaCACACTTTAtccttttaaataaaaaaatgagataatTTATTCCTAAATTTCACAGCGTAAAAATAATGAGAGCCATTATATATGATCGCATAAGAGATAGAAGCTAGTATCTTCTTTTAATATGGACAAAAGCAGCATCACAAAATTATGAATATAAATTAAGAATCGAAAAAGGgtaagttatatatatatatatatatatatatataaaccaaaATGTAGAATTTACTTTATTGAGTTAAATCTCAAATTCGTCCTTGAAAGATACCCCGATCTCCATATTAGTCCCCAAAAAATAAAGTTAATCAAAAGAGTCCCCGAAAGATACCCAAGTTAATCACGTTTGTTCTTCCGTCAACTTTCTTAGTGACCTGGCTAACGTCTACTGACGTGTTTCGTTAGCTTCCAACCTGGAAGAGGCCAACGTGTCATAACCGATTGTTGACAAGGTAAGTTTGACAAAATAGTTCAAATAAGTCCCTAATTGTTTGAAACATAATCCTAATTTCGACGATAAATACGTCGTCTTCATCAATCAGAGGGCCATATGTCTGGGTTAGTGTTGAAATTGCTGGTTTTTGGGGCGACGATTGAGGCAGCAAATGGAGACTGTAGTGGTGGTGTGTCGTTCTACTACACTATGCCTCTGCCAACCtacatgtcttcttcttcttcttcttggatATCATCTGAACTTTGGAGATGGCTCAACTTAACTTTTGCTCTTTTTGATTGTGATGAGTCTTCTCTTGCATCCTCTTCGTTAGCCTTCTTCTTCTCTCTATCACTATTTTCGTCATCCTCATTAGCCTCTCTCTTCTCTCCGTCACCGTTTTCTTCATCGACAGCCACTGCAGGCTGTTTGGCACTTGAATTATCTTTTGATTCCAACGTGGATGCTTTTGAATCAGACTGTTCAGCTTTATCTTTGTTGCTAGATGCTCTATTCTTGGCTGATCTTTCGAATTTCTCCAGAAATGAGCGGACTTCTTCATTGTTAGCAAGATCTAAAGGAGTCTTTCCTACCCTTGTCTTGGCAGTAAGACTCGCCCCTTTCTTGGCCAAGTACCTAACAAGCTCCAGATGGGAACCTTGAGCTGCGTAGTGTAATGAATTCATGCCTTTGCGAGTACAAGCCTTGATGGATGCACCAGCTGCAACTAAAGCCTTAACAACTTCCAAATGCCCCTTCTGAGTGGCAAAGTGTATTGCGGCCATGTCATCCATAGCAGAAGCACCAACATCAGCCTTATTCTTGCACAGATAACTTACTATCTCTGCATGTCCAGCAAATGCTGctaaatgaagtctatggtccAAAGCTAATTGTCAAAAGGAACAAAGTGGAAATGCTATAATTTCCAAGACAAATCAAATTCATTTTACCCTATATAAAACATCCTTACTTATTTCCAATTCTTCCTAGGGTATCTTtaattagagaaaaaaaattgggtGAAAGTTTTCTTTGATGAGTTTCATGAGTCCATGTGTAATTTTAGTCATCAAACACTTCTATAAAAAGTTTCACCCCATTTTTACTCGCCAATAAAACAACCCTACCCCATAATAACAAGTTTATAGGGCATTACATATTAAGCACATAACAAAGTACCAAATCATTTTCAGATAAAACATGCAGCACAACTCTGTTCATgcaacaaaaagataaaaagcaTAAACAATAAGTCAACAGAGATTCCAATACAATGGTATTAGGGAAGCTAATCCACAATTCGATGCAGATAGGTCAAAAAGGAAAGGGAAAAAAATCACGGTGCAATGGATTCAATTATCATCAGGAAAGAACAAGTTAAACTTCAAAGCAAACGAATTGAATGGAGAATTTACCGTGGAAACCGAACAAAGTGTTAGGGTTCCTTTAGCAATTAGTAGTGATAATAAATGAGAGGAGGATACGGTGTTCTTGAATGCTTGTCTCTGGAATTAACAGTCAAAGGGTTTGAAGTCAAAATCATCTGAATAGCGACGAGATCACCGGACCTTGCCGCCATATGGAGCTCGTCGCCGGTGCTTCTTCTCTGTGGGTTCACTTCACACACTTTAAAACCAACCAACCACAAAATCTCCATTCTGCCCACAATACGACGCCGAATCATGATTATCAGGGCATTCACtcaaaacggcgtcgtttttcTTCTCTGCCAGCGTGACAGTTAACGTCACACATCAGCAGACGTTAGCCAAGTCATCAAGCTTTGACGGAAGGACGAACCTGATTCAGTCGTATATCTTTTAAGGACTCTTTTAATTAACTTTATCTTTTGGGGACTAATATGAAGATCAGAATATCTTTCAGGGACGAATTTGAGTATTAACTCTTACTTTATTATACGGAAAAATGCGAAGGTTGACCTTTGACAATTACATTTGATTCTTTAACTTTTCTTTTTACAAAAAACTGAATGCATTTCTCGAATGAAGTGTGCCAAAATTTCATTTctttatttaagtaaatatatataatataatatatattctatataattaagatagtttaattttaattttagatttttttatgtctgTTTTGGTcttctttatatttatttttcacataattttaaaaattttctaaaatagttattgtaaaaaaataaacataatcttttcaaattataCCCTTTAAAActtttaggtttaattactttgttagtctttatagtttcaccaaatttttaattatgtctctatatttttttaattaggatCTTATACGGTTATACCatattaaattttgtaattaagtttctaccatgataaaaatattgaaactaacagaatattttgttaaaaCTATATATAATATTCAGTCAAGTGTTAGGCATATTCGTTTTGTTTAACGCAATATTTtgttaattctaatatttttgtcacggcagaaatttaattacaaaatttaatataatataaaaatttaaataaaaaatattttcaacctaattaaaaattcagtaaaatcaacataataattaaactaaactTTTAACCATCAAATTATAATTTCTGtaaaaattaatcaataaaCTGAATAAagataccaaaaaaaaattggtcATAAAACATTGCAACTTTGCAAGGTGGCCAATTATCCACTTCAATCCTCACAAGGGTTGTTCTCAAGATCAGATATGGGCACGTACGTGTGTCTAAATTCTGCCCAAATCTAATGCATGAATGCCCATTCAGACCGCTatcataaacaaaaaaaaaaaacaaaaaaaaaacaaaaaaaaaaacaaaaacagatAAAGATTCTGCCcatttctataaaaaaaaagctgaagttaaatatatattttatattgataataaatttaatatttgttttttatatatatagcataattatattttgtttttcataaaggtgattatttcttttgttttcatccttgtatttaatataaatttaaattaataaacacATCTTGTCCAAAATATGTTTATTCGATATTTTGTTTCTCGAAAAGTTGTTATTCGGAatctttgatttatttaaaaaagaaaaatttctaTTAATGATTTTATATGAGagtctgtttttttttttctttttaaaaaataactaattataatcTATACATTCTAACTAACTTAAGGGTATTAAGGATGAAATGAGGTTTTAGGTCTAGGCTCATAATAAAATCTTTTCATCTTAACAGATCAAATTTAGTTTTAGCGAGATTAATATATTGATGTATAAAAGACCTAATTATAgaattaaaaatagtataaacatttaattgaaaaaaatgaagaataataaaaagtcattaaaatttattgtttttttatcattagctaagcattaatatttaaaaatatgtgatAAAGTATATTGttagataattaaattaaaagaactaGATTaaaagaattgaattgaaaatgataatttaaataataaattctaatagttctctaatattttttaaaaaatataaaaatctaattataaatttgataaaataatagaaaCTAACAGAACTAACGATCAAAAAATAACACTTGAAATGATAAAATTATCTTGTTATTCTCTTCTCTTATCCTTGCTCGGTTGCTCCTTATTCTCTATTTTCTCCTTCTCCATCATCTCCATTATGgctgtgcttcttctttctctttttcgacatcatcatcttcttcatctttGTCGACTTCATCTTCTTGTGCATCAGTGTCTTTGTCATGCTTAAGTGACTTTGTTTTTGTCTTTGTCACTGTTGGAACTTTTTTAATGAATTTCCCTCCGTCTCTAAATTTGTTCATGCAACTTTTGTCAAAATTATTAACTTTTCTTTTTATGTTATGAAATTTAATAGATTTTGTGCTTTATCATTTATTTGAATCGGATAGGAGTACttaagattttttatttgttcatgataaccaaaaaaaaaaatcaccaaaaatttatatatgttctaattctaattttattttttttatggtaAAAAATGAGTAATTTAATTTTGGTACATTTTTCAGTAATTTTGGTTAAATTTGTTTCTCTGTTCTTTGTTTTGCAGCGAGTTTTGAATCAAGTTCTCAAAGAAGCTGGATACATAAAAGACACTAACATTGAATGACTTCACTAAAGTTTGTATATTTGGTAATATTCTTTTCTGGACATGGTTTTTTAGATATAGTTTAATGTTATTAAAGTAGTAAAAAGAATGATGcctttcgaaaataaatttttattgtgcCTTCTTAATCTAGAAATTTAGCCTAATTGCAAATATCTTAGATGAGATGGAATCATGTAAAAGTTCTGATTCTCCAATAAAACAAAGagtataaaagaaaataaagggaATATTAGAAGTGAGCCTAAGAACTAATAAAAGAGATAGGATTGATGACaatatattatgtttttatcttatttaaacAAATTTGTTATTTGGACGCTATATAATGAAAACCAAGTAATAAATTTTAGGGGTGatcttaaataaaaatatcaaatgataAGACTATGATAATTGGAAATCAGGAAGCTACGCAATTTATGTTAGAGGAAGCAAACGTGATTGAAGAAGAGCTCACAAATCACAATTATTGTTGATAATGTCCATTTTATTAATCTTGAAAATAGTAATATGTGCTCTTCATTTTGTGTTTGTGTCTTAGGtgataaaatctaactaatattagtttcttttttttatactGCAGTTGGAGgtagtaaaatttaaaattaataccACTCGAATCTACGGGTATCCATCTCGCTCGGGACGGATTCTTGGGAGGGGCGGGACGGGATTGAGTTTAGATAATACCCACCCCTATCCGTCccgctatatatataatatatataattttaatatataatatgtataatatatataaaataattagtaaatgattaataatattgtatcatatttaaatttttactttaatttatattatatatttgatgatggttatataaattttgaaatttaattttatttattgaattttagaaattataggGACGGGttaaaatttaacattttaCTACTCATGAATAGAAGCGGGACGGATTTTATGTAGATTGTTGTACggcaataaattattattattattattattattattattattattattattattattattataggtgtataaataaaaaattgaatataatagagaattaaagaaaatatgtttacaaaaaagaaattaataaaaaaattatctaaaaatatatttttttaaaaaaaggatttggtcattttttttaaatattatagaaattaattatttttaataagtcATTTTTGTATTAATagtcttttttaataattaaatctttttaatagTCTTtcataacaaatttttttatcaaattttaagaataaaaaaaatttattttatgcttgcaaaagatatcaaattttatcttatttctaaattttttttataatatatatttaatatttaattatttttatatttttaacttttaaaaatatatttattatttatatcttttaaaattatttatgcCAACAAAATACATTTTCAAAtatcatttttgtaatttatccTCTTATGGTTTATCACaaataacaaaacaaaacagCCTTTATCACTATTAAAAACCCTCGCACCCAATCCTCTCTTGCAACCCTCTTCGCAAATAACGAGATCAAGTTGAATTTGAAGTTCCCTTTTTACTACTAGTTT is a window encoding:
- the LOC130946167 gene encoding uncharacterized protein LOC130946167, with protein sequence MIRRRIVGRMEILWLVGFKVCEVNPQRRSTGDELHMAARSGDLVAIQMILTSNPLTVNSRDKHSRTPLHLAAFAGHAEIVSYLCKNKADVGASAMDDMAAIHFATQKGHLEVVKALVAAGASIKACTRKGMNSLHYAAQGSHLELVRYLAKKGASLTAKTRVGKTPLDLANNEEVRSFLEKFERSAKNRASSNKDKAEQSDSKASTLESKDNSSAKQPAVAVDEENGDGEKREANEDDENSDREKKKANEEDAREDSSQSKRAKVKLSHLQSSDDIQEEEEEDM